Genomic segment of Andrena cerasifolii isolate SP2316 chromosome 7, iyAndCera1_principal, whole genome shotgun sequence:
agatattgaaaaaagatattacttttgtttaaacttcttttcgacatCTCTCACTTTTCTCAAAATATACCACGCCAaagaaattctgcatttttttcaaggtgTGATTTCGACCTCTAAAACCCCATCATCATGGTACTAAAAACGAATCGATTTCTAGTGGGGACGAACtattctacttgcacacaaggTTGCATAATTCTCTGAATCTTCgtgttgcctaacttcccttgttagaactgTGTTAAAAGATAATTATCGCGAACGTCTGAACTCGACGTCCACCTGCGCCCACAAAATTAATTCACGGTACTACTACGGCACTAGTCACTTAAAAGAGCCAGTGctttagataataataataaggcgCCACGTATCctcgttttctttttattattcactTCTGCATTGCTGTTCATTCAGGCCTGTGGTCCGGGTCTGAGAGAAAAACTAGGTAAACCTGTTTCCTCGTGCAGCGATATCGGCCCAATTTCGTCCTATTTCGTGGAGAGATTCGGCTTCGACGAGGCATGCAGGATAACTGCGTTCACGGGGGACAATTCAGGTTCTCTAATAGGTAAGCGCACGCGGCTACGAATTttccttctatattttttcttccTTCCCTTCCACCGACGGTATTAATTTCTACGCACCACTTCCTCCTCTGACGACGAGTCTTGATTTTGCTCGTGCTCGATCGCTCATGAATATTCATGCTAACTTGCAAATACGTTTCCAATTGCCGAGCACGGACAAGCGGGACTTTCGCTCTCGCGAGAAATGATTAATGAGATTTTTCACGCAAACTATAATTTACCGCTGGCAGAGCCGGTGAATGATTTTTCGAGAGCCGTTTGGTATTTTAGGTGATCCATGTGCGCCCAGTTTTCGTAAGGTGAACTCGAAGAATGTTACTCGGAGTGGAATGTTGCTTGGATTTGATCTTGCAGTAGTGGAGTTTTTAAACTCCATGGCATTTGTGCTGATAGTGATGTAGCAATGTTATTACTTTTTTTGTGGTAATTGAGTTGTGGGTATGCGATTTTAAACCTGCGATGGTTTGGCGTTGTTAGCCATGGCTTCTTGGCATTTTATTCCAATATTTCGTCAGCATTGCAGCTGCTAGCTTCAGAGATCCAATGAGGCATTAATACTGTATCTTCGAGTAGAATCTTCGTCATGGACTTTCGAAATTGTGGCTGAAGATGTCGATCGTCATATTCTTTCAATTTGGAAATTGTAAATAATGAAAGAACTCTCGATTTGTACAGGCATGAGATTGAAGGAAGGAGATATCGCCTGCAGCTTAGGAACCAGCGACACTTTGTTCTTGTGGCTGAACAAACCGAAAACTGCTCTGGAGGGCCACATTTTTTGCAACCCTATCGATGACGATGCTTACATGGCGCTGCTTTGGTAAATAACAGGCTACTTTCAATTATTTAGTAGATACCTACTGGACAATCTTCCacgaaaattgaaaatgtattGTGAATCTTCTTTTGCAATTCCTcttatttcaaatgaaaaacCTAAAGGAACCTTCTCTGCTTTTGCATTAGTACCAAAATATTTGCAGTAGTGCGTAATTTTTTCACATGAAGTGGTCCTTTAAGATAGAATATTCGCAGGCAACAAATAACGCACCAAAAAAGCatcaccaatattgaaatattttcacAAACACTGTGTCatagaaatttcaaatatctgcGGATACGCTGCAAAGTATTGAGAACTGAGAATTAATCGATTAAAATGGTATTAGAAATATGTTACTGGCTGAAACGTTAGGATACAGCGACTGCAagttttcagcttcaaaaatgGATCTTTAACTCGCGAACGGATTCGCGACAGCGCAGCGCAAGGCTCTTGGCAAATTTTTAACGAATTGCTAGAAAGCACGCCGCGGGGTAATTTTGGGAATTTGGCTATATATTTCGACGCGCAAGAAATTCTGCCGCCCATCATCGGCGATCATAGATTCAACAAAGCCAACGACGAGATATCGCGATACAGCTCGAAGGAAGTGGAGGTGAGAGCTCTGATCGAGGGCCAATTCGTCGCGAAAAGAGCGCACTCCGAGGACTTCGGTTTCGTTATCGGTAAGTAGAAAAGGGAAAGACGAGAAATTTCAGCAGTTCCCATTGGGAGAGATCCTGCGCTGTGAAATCATCAACTATCGCGGTTCTTTAAATGATTACAGGGCCAAATACACGCATCATTGCAACGGGAGGTGCATCTGCGAATAAAGCTATATTGCAAGTGCTCTCCGACGTATTCAATTCACCAGTGTACATATCGGTAATTGGAGATTTTTCAGTTACAAAATTCTAGACACAGTTAAAATGATTTGTAATTTTCTGGCTGCCCGATAAAGCGAGAAAATTTCAAGAACCTATTCTTACACGGTGTGTTATTGATCAAATTTCACAGGAAGTAGCGAATTCAGCGATGATGGGCGCAGCTTATCAAGCAAAACACGTTTTATCAAAAAGCGAATGTACCTTTGACGAGATAACACGCTGTTTGCCAGAACCGAAGCTCGTGTGTCGTCCTTACGATGATGCGGAGTCAGTAAGTTGCAGAtggattttatgttatattaaataatttatgttcTTCTATGTGCACATTGTCTTTTTCTTTTAGATATATAAATCGATGGTTGCGCGTTATCgaaaaatcgtggagcagaTTAGAAACAAGACAAGTACAAATTGAAGGATGCAAAGGGTGTAACAGTCGGGAGAAATTATTAACACGAAGGGGCCTTCATATTGCATAATATTAGGAGAGGGTAGCAAAGCGTTTTagcatttaacatattttataatagtgaCAAACGAAGGATTCCATTCTGTTGCGTGATAGATTTTTATACGATATTTTTAAAGCAATTTTTAGGAGACTGCTTTTGCACTGGGTATATCAGAAGCCTCGAGTAACTCTGATTTTAAGCTAATCCACTCGAAGATATTAAAAACGTTTATGAATGTCCTCGAGAATCTCTGATAGAGAGAAAATAGCGGCGTCTAGGAGGAAGTTATTAAGAATCTTCGCGATAAGCGTTACGATAGAAAAGAagctataaataaatattttatatattttgcaaGTGCTCTTTTTACCGTTTTATTGAATAATCTAATTAACCACGAATCGCTAATGGCTTACTGATAAGAGTACAAGGTAAAGCtaagtgcaattttttaaatcgaaagcCACGCTTCCGAGTGAAATGATTTTATACGtgcatatttataaattttgctataatatattattaatttattgaaTGATAATTTATTATGGTTGTAGAATAAAGCGAACggtgataataaaaaattaaattggatttaattaatggtgtattttatttaccttcaaTGACTGCGGCAACATTGGATTAGTTGGATGCcgttaattaatatataaattcattCAATTCCTCAAGAAAGAATCCATTCATTTTTACGTCATGATAATGTAAACTTTTCAAACTGCTGTTAATTAGATGTTTCTTTTACTTCTTCCTACCACCTCTTTCCTTCGGTAGAAGGTTAATTACGTTACCAGATGTCAAATTATAATATGCAAGACTGTTGCTATCCTTAAAGAACATTCCCtggaaaagaataataattattgttagacaaaagtttacaaataaatttttttacttttttagagATGTACTTTATCGCGTACCTCATATTGCAGCTTCTGTTTACCAGGTGGCATGCCCGTTTGCTCGTGAAGAAGAGCCTTCATCGTCGCCACGGTGTCGCTCGCTTGCAAAGTAATATTCAGCGTCTGGCCGTTCAGCTTCCATTCTGCCTTCTCAGTCATCATCGGCACGGCTATATTCAACTGTACAGGACCCTATAAAAACATAGAACACATGAGTTTACATGCTCGCAGCCATATATCCATTTGTGCCAGTACCTTATTCCTAGCCAAGAACTGTTGCTCGGGTATCAGCGAATCCTCCGTTCTCAGTTTCTTCGCCTGAGGTTCCTCTTCCATCGGTTCAGAAGGATGCTTCATTCCAATCTGAGACAGAGCGCGTCATAGAAATTATCAAACAGCATAATTAAAGACACAATTATCAATTATCGTTTTACATTCATAAATACTCACAGCAGACGCCATTGGCGGTTGCATAGGTGGCGGCGTTGGCATAAATGGCGACATTGCTGGCGCTAAAGCGGAAAACAGAACAGAAACGTGAAGCGCGACGTAGTAACTCCTTCCCGTTCAAGGTGCAATTTTTTAGTTGGCGATTTTACTTACTCATTAGTGGCGGTGGTCGAATGGGAGGCATAGGAGCCATCATCATCATCGGTGGCTGCGGCATCATCGGCTGAGGGATGCCCATAGTGGGCATACTCATGGTCGGCGGCGGTGGTGGCTGCGTTGGAACCGGCACTGGTTTTGGAGCTGGTGGTTTAGGCGGTGCTTTCAGCGTAGCTTGAGGCTTCGAGGCAACTGCAGCCATGTGCGACAATTCTGCCGCACGATTGGCGGGCTTGGGACCgatcttctctttctcttcgtCAGGAAGAAGCCCTTTGACCTTGTGTATCTGGTGAATCTGATCCTCCAAAGTGATGTTCGCTCTGGCAGCTCTGGTCGCAGCTTCTACACTGGATGTATGCCCGTCCCACGTGACCTTGTCGTCCTTCTTCTTGTCTTCTTCGCCGATCTTTTTACCGATCGCGGTTTCTTCGTCACCGACACCGAAGATATCGGTACGCCTCTCGGCAAGTTGCTTCAAGCTAGCCTCGATTGCTGTGCCAGGCGCAAACACTGTCTCCTGGGCTAGCTTGTCTAGATGCTTATCTCTCTGTTCCACCCAACGTGGATCCAATAACCCGATCCGCATGTGCTCTTGGACTTTACTCGCGGGTATACGCTCTCCAGTGATCGGAGAGATCAAGTACTCGTCGGGAGCAACAGGGCGCACAGTTTTGTTAGCAGCTAACAAGATAGTAcagtaatttattattatttgttcgTAGATTATTTGAGTTACTTTTACTTACCATGCTGCTTAGGATCGTATCCCTTCTTCACTACAACATTTCCAGGCGTAGGAGGCAACGGCGGAGGCTGCATGCTATTACTATCGCGCGGTTTCGATTCTTTCGACTTGTGAGAGTCACCGGGGGGCGACACGTCGTCTTCGTCGCTTGAATCCTCCTCCATGTCTTGTACCTTAAAATGAGCACCACGTTGCAGGTACGGGAGAATATTTGTCTCGTTTGTTTCATTAAACTTTATGCTTACTTGATTGTTGTCTTTGGCGCGATCCTTCTCACCGTCCGTGCGATTCTGCatgtcgtcgtccccgtcgctGTCGATCTGCATCTCAACATCCTCGCCTTCTTCTATCCTCTCCTAAACATTCAGAAAATAGATcagcaaatgaaagtgcaatTTCAATCACGCTTAGTTACCTGCATGAGCACACGGGCACCAACTTCGTCCGGAGTTGTCGGTGCTGGGAAATTACCAACTTCGAACTGTTGGTAATCGACAGTCTCCACCACGACAAAATCGTGCCAATCAATTTGTGCGTAAGCAACTCTCTCGCGCTCcaattcttcttcttccttacGTCTCTGAGCTTCTTGATACTTCAACCACTCGGCGCGATATTTAACTTGCTCCAGAATTTTGTCCATGTTAGACCCTTCATCGCGAAGACGTGGTAATAAATCTTTTGGTGAAATTAATACCTGCAAATTGATAACTGTTTGTCAGTAACCCTGGGAATAATACGAGATTATTTATGAAGAAACTTCGTTTCACCTTTGTATATTGTTCCAAGAGTTTTGTGAAGTATTGAAACAAAGAATGCTGCGGACGTAAGAAATCGAACTGGAAGTTCCTCTGCTCTCGATTCATCAGATTAGTTAGAAACTGACGACCGTTGCGAGCTACGAATTGCGCCGTCAGCTTTACAATATCCCTGGAATAAAACGAAATGTTACATCGAAAATTGCGTAATTGTACAATAAAGAACAAGGTGATTAATACACACAGGTCTAAAGCGGAGATAGATGGCGGATCTGCAATAAATTCAAATTCCGTGGGCGGATCTTTCGGGACGAATGGCTGCTCAACCTGTTTCAAAATTTCTTGCTGTTTCTGATGGGCTGTGAGATTAACTGTCTTTCCAGGTCCAGCTCCTAGAGTTGGCTCTTGACCCTTTCCTTCCTTAAATTCTTTTACTTTATGCTGATAATACGCGTGATACGGGTCGccaaaattcaagaaattaaattttggaTTTCCAAGCTCGTTTTGCCTGATCCTTGACTCGAATTCAGGGCCATTTCTAGCCACAAAACTGGCAGTCTTGTCAacaatatctatattttttaaataaggtACAACATATAAATGCCAATGTTCTCATAGAAATAAATGTACAAATTACACACAATCTACAATATTAATTACACGAAGTTTAAACaacgatgataataataaaacgaaatGGTACTTTCCAAAGAATTTACTATATACATTTAAATATATGGTTGTCGCAGACACCGATATCGCtaatttcaatattactaataaattACCTGAAAATAATGATTATACTTTACTGATTAAATAACGAAATATTGTCAAAGGATACTTCTAACCTCCGGTGGAGGATAAATAATGCCCACGATCGGTTGGGACGAGGGTGCATTATTTTCTTCACCCTCTGGTGCCGATGGTTGCGCAATTGATACTTCTTGCGTAGGCATGTTAGTTACTGTCGTTTTATTCACGTAATTATTACACACAGTTTATATATTCCTCATAACTCATAATGCAACGATGTTTAACAAATATAATACCGTGTCATACTATGTGATACAGCGTCGCCATTTCACACAGGCTATCATGGCGGCAGTTTACATTAATAAGAAAGGCGCCTTTTCAAAGATTTAATACATCCCTCGGATGCGTTCCACTTACGctcaaatcgcccgcaacgcctgTGGTTTTCGTTtccaaatttatgaaaatctcctgAAATATAAAACAGAAATCTATGAAAGAGCtattatcggaaaatacaggtttctcaaaataaattgctactcgaaaacaggaacatacatatatgtaaaaATACGGAAAATATCCACATAGCACAGACGTTTTAAAGACGTCATAGACGTTTTAGGACGTCTTTTGGGCGTCTTCAGACCTCTGTGTGCTACCTGGGAAAGGATAACGCATCCGTACACTTGCAAACGCATTTATaccatacatattttaatatggcggaaattgGGTATGCGTAGTGATCctgtagggagtgatcggtataaccgcagccatcttggagcaaaaccggaaataaacatatttatctcttcttatcagtatttctctctctctttctgtcagtatttctatctctttctacagtatttctgtctctttcttttttacagtttatttctctgtctacttccggttttgctccaaaatcgcggcaactaatcagcgacgatacacgttgttccgatcactccctagaggatcactaggtaTACGCAGTAGAAGGCAAAAATGAGCCGCTtagcgagcacaccttatatccttacatcatggccCATCCCGTCTATCCTACACCTTGTCTGTGGTAAGGCGTAAATGCGTGACGTTTCTATACATTTCTATACGTGCCTCTGGTtatcattaaaataaatatcgTATTTCGTAAGAGGCGAGATCAGTATATTGATTATTTCGGCTGGTGTCACTTGCCGATGATTATATCGCAGATACGTTTCGCGGGGCGCGCGACGATTCATAAGACTATTTAGCTTTACGTTAACGTTTTATAAATCTTAGA
This window contains:
- the LOC143371396 gene encoding xylulose kinase — protein: MGAASNATYLGLDLSTQQLKAVVVNNNLGVLCETSVQFDNDLPEFRTYGGVIQKKEEPHLVVVPTLMWVKALDMILDKLRVCGVDFSKVAAISGCAQQHGTVYWGKSSRNHLRQLDPGKFLHEQLITSFSVTPSPVWMDSSTTKECNILEEIVGGPQKLAEITGSRAYERFSGPQIAKIARRRSEAYSNTERISLISSFLASLFLGDIAPIDLSDGSGMNLLNIRTKDWDDVLLEACGPGLREKLGKPVSSCSDIGPISSYFVERFGFDEACRITAFTGDNSGSLIGMRLKEGDIACSLGTSDTLFLWLNKPKTALEGHIFCNPIDDDAYMALLCFKNGSLTRERIRDSAAQGSWQIFNELLESTPRGNFGNLAIYFDAQEILPPIIGDHRFNKANDEISRYSSKEVEVRALIEGQFVAKRAHSEDFGFVIGPNTRIIATGGASANKAILQVLSDVFNSPVYISEVANSAMMGAAYQAKHVLSKSECTFDEITRCLPEPKLVCRPYDDAESIYKSMVARYRKIVEQIRNKTSTN
- the Sf3a1 gene encoding splicing factor 3A subunit 1 produces the protein MPTQEVSIAQPSAPEGEENNAPSSQPIVGIIYPPPEVRNIVDKTASFVARNGPEFESRIRQNELGNPKFNFLNFGDPYHAYYQHKVKEFKEGKGQEPTLGAGPGKTVNLTAHQKQQEILKQVEQPFVPKDPPTEFEFIADPPSISALDLDIVKLTAQFVARNGRQFLTNLMNREQRNFQFDFLRPQHSLFQYFTKLLEQYTKVLISPKDLLPRLRDEGSNMDKILEQVKYRAEWLKYQEAQRRKEEEELERERVAYAQIDWHDFVVVETVDYQQFEVGNFPAPTTPDEVGARVLMQERIEEGEDVEMQIDSDGDDDMQNRTDGEKDRAKDNNQVQDMEEDSSDEDDVSPPGDSHKSKESKPRDSNSMQPPPLPPTPGNVVVKKGYDPKQHAANKTVRPVAPDEYLISPITGERIPASKVQEHMRIGLLDPRWVEQRDKHLDKLAQETVFAPGTAIEASLKQLAERRTDIFGVGDEETAIGKKIGEEDKKKDDKVTWDGHTSSVEAATRAARANITLEDQIHQIHKVKGLLPDEEKEKIGPKPANRAAELSHMAAVASKPQATLKAPPKPPAPKPVPVPTQPPPPPTMSMPTMGIPQPMMPQPPMMMMAPMPPIRPPPLMTPAMSPFMPTPPPMQPPMASAIGMKHPSEPMEEEPQAKKLRTEDSLIPEQQFLARNKGPVQLNIAVPMMTEKAEWKLNGQTLNITLQASDTVATMKALLHEQTGMPPGKQKLQYEGMFFKDSNSLAYYNLTSGNVINLLPKERGGRKK